One Vibrio penaeicida DNA segment encodes these proteins:
- the ndk gene encoding nucleoside-diphosphate kinase has protein sequence MALERTFSIIKPDAVKRNLVGEIYHRFEKAGLRIIAAKMVHLSDDQASGFYAEHEGKPFFEGLKEFMTSGPIMVQVLEGENAIARYRELMGKTNPEEAACGTIRADYAVSMRYNSVHGSDSPESAAREIEFFFPASEICPRED, from the coding sequence ATGGCTCTAGAAAGAACGTTTTCCATCATTAAGCCCGATGCTGTAAAAAGAAATCTTGTAGGTGAAATCTACCATCGATTTGAAAAAGCAGGTTTAAGAATTATCGCTGCTAAAATGGTTCATCTATCGGATGACCAAGCGAGTGGATTTTATGCAGAGCATGAAGGCAAGCCTTTCTTTGAAGGTTTGAAAGAGTTCATGACATCTGGACCGATTATGGTTCAAGTGCTTGAAGGTGAAAATGCAATTGCTCGATACCGTGAGCTAATGGGTAAAACGAACCCTGAGGAAGCAGCATGTGGCACTATTCGTGCTGATTATGCGGTAAGCATGCGTTACAACTCCGTTCACGGAAGTGATAGCCCTGAATCTGCAGCGCGAGAAATTGAGTTTTTCTTCCCAGCGTCTGAAATTTGCCCTCGAGAAGATTAA
- the pilW gene encoding type IV pilus biogenesis/stability protein PilW, with amino-acid sequence MLVRIANIFLVSLLVGCVTVTEQSANNQFDKIKAAEARISLGLSYLESKDMIRARENLETAVSYAPDYYRSLIAMAHFYQEVGETDQAEQAYKKALRESPKNGDVLNNYGTFLCKIGRYDEADAFFNRAIEQPYYYLIAASYQNAAMCALKSGDQDKAEYYFARSLDHDPNRVVSILQLTQIEIQKAKYREARVRLLKFHNRYGYKASSLGLLIELEKQAGNNTLANKYASVLKDKYPDSIQYQKYVANEY; translated from the coding sequence ATGTTAGTGAGAATTGCGAACATATTTCTGGTTAGTTTGTTAGTAGGTTGTGTTACAGTTACTGAACAATCCGCTAATAATCAGTTTGATAAGATAAAGGCGGCAGAAGCGCGTATAAGCTTAGGTTTAAGTTATCTTGAGTCCAAAGATATGATTCGGGCAAGAGAAAATCTTGAAACCGCAGTAAGCTACGCACCAGATTATTATCGTTCACTGATCGCAATGGCTCACTTTTATCAAGAAGTTGGCGAGACCGATCAGGCAGAGCAAGCCTATAAAAAGGCACTTAGGGAGTCGCCTAAGAACGGTGATGTACTCAATAACTACGGTACGTTTCTTTGTAAAATCGGTCGATACGATGAAGCCGATGCATTCTTTAACCGTGCTATTGAACAGCCATATTACTACCTGATTGCAGCCAGCTATCAAAATGCGGCAATGTGTGCGCTGAAAAGCGGCGATCAGGATAAAGCTGAGTATTATTTTGCCCGTTCTTTGGATCATGACCCAAACCGTGTTGTTTCTATACTTCAGCTAACACAAATAGAAATTCAAAAAGCAAAGTATCGGGAAGCTAGGGTTAGACTTTTAAAATTTCATAATAGATATGGGTATAAAGCTTCGAGTTTGGGCTTGCTAATTGAATTAGAAAAACAAGCAGGCAATAACACTCTTGCAAATAAGTACGCGAGCGTATTAAAAGACAAATACCCAGACTCGATTCAATATCAGAAGTACGTAGCGAATGAGTATTGA
- a CDS encoding bifunctional tRNA (adenosine(37)-C2)-methyltransferase TrmG/ribosomal RNA large subunit methyltransferase RlmN, producing the protein MSTEKVNLLDFDRKGLRKYFADELGEKAFRADQVMKWIYHFGVDDFENMTNLNKKLREKLMRVSEIRAPYVSEAQHSSDGTIKWAMRVGDQDVETVYIPDADRATLCVSSQVGCALECKFCSTAQQGFNRNLKVSEIIGQVWRAAREIGLQKETGRRPITNVVMMGMGEPLLNMKNLIPSLEIMLDDLGFGLSKRRVTVSTSGVVSGLDQMTGNIDVALAISLHAPNDELRSEIMPINDRWDIEDFLNSVRRYIASSNANRGKVTIEYVLLDHVNDDMEHARQLAELLKDTPSKINLIPFNPYPGSPYRKPSNSRIDRFMKTLMKYDYTVTVRKTRGDDIDAACGQLVGDVIDRTKRTKLKQHGEPIEVKSI; encoded by the coding sequence ATGAGCACCGAAAAAGTAAATCTACTGGATTTTGACCGTAAAGGGCTACGAAAATACTTCGCCGATGAATTAGGCGAGAAAGCATTTCGTGCTGATCAGGTCATGAAGTGGATCTACCATTTTGGTGTCGACGATTTTGAGAACATGACCAATCTCAATAAGAAGCTTCGAGAGAAGCTTATGCGTGTTTCAGAAATTCGTGCTCCTTATGTTTCTGAGGCTCAGCACTCTTCTGATGGAACCATCAAATGGGCAATGCGTGTTGGTGATCAAGATGTCGAAACGGTATACATCCCTGATGCAGATAGAGCGACACTTTGCGTGTCCTCCCAAGTAGGTTGTGCACTTGAGTGCAAATTTTGCTCTACCGCTCAGCAAGGATTCAACCGAAACTTAAAAGTGTCGGAAATCATTGGCCAAGTTTGGCGTGCAGCACGAGAGATTGGCTTGCAGAAAGAAACCGGTCGTCGTCCGATTACCAATGTCGTGATGATGGGAATGGGCGAACCGCTACTGAACATGAAAAACTTGATCCCGTCTTTGGAGATCATGCTTGATGACTTAGGTTTTGGTTTATCAAAGCGACGCGTGACGGTTTCAACGTCAGGAGTGGTTTCTGGTCTTGATCAAATGACAGGGAACATCGATGTTGCACTGGCCATTTCTTTACACGCACCAAATGATGAACTTCGAAGTGAGATCATGCCTATTAATGATCGCTGGGACATTGAAGATTTCCTCAATTCCGTTAGGCGCTATATTGCCTCCTCTAATGCCAACCGTGGCAAAGTTACGATTGAGTATGTTCTGCTTGATCATGTGAATGATGATATGGAACATGCAAGACAACTCGCAGAATTGTTAAAAGATACTCCGTCTAAGATAAATTTGATTCCTTTTAACCCTTATCCTGGTTCACCATACCGCAAGCCGAGTAACTCACGCATTGACCGCTTTATGAAAACGTTGATGAAATATGATTACACGGTAACTGTGCGTAAAACTCGTGGTGATGACATTGATGCAGCTTGTGGTCAGCTAGTTGGAGATGTGATCGATCGAACAAAACGGACAAAACTTAAACAGCACGGGGAACCAATCGAGGTGAAGTCAATCTGA
- the rodZ gene encoding cytoskeleton protein RodZ: MSIEQTAENMTISTLPLPGDVLRQQREKLGLTQKDIADRLRLRLAVIQNIEDNNFKSDQVATFTRGYLRSYAKAVGLSDDDVLPLLEEEVNHKEQSMQSFSRKTNREKHDSRIMLITWGVLAVLVGISSVWWWQNQSLDTLSVSELTSSSDSLSQESEADLAVLEAQRELNVASAQPVQQNEEVEPTANAAVSTEDTTSANEEVNNSSNTESSDTDSSVTDTATSDVSSSLSNESSDAESPESTNIALSDSPASANPVSMSFSADCWIQVKDAEGKVLATGVKKAGHQLSLSGKAPYSVILGAPEGVSMTFAGEAVDLSGYTAGKVARFKLP; encoded by the coding sequence ATGAGTATTGAACAAACTGCAGAAAATATGACTATTTCTACATTGCCACTTCCAGGTGATGTACTGCGCCAACAGCGAGAGAAGCTGGGGTTAACGCAAAAAGACATTGCTGACCGTCTTCGTCTCCGCTTGGCGGTGATACAAAACATTGAAGATAACAACTTCAAGTCAGATCAAGTAGCCACTTTTACCCGTGGCTATTTGCGATCTTACGCCAAGGCCGTTGGACTAAGTGATGACGATGTTTTGCCTCTTTTGGAAGAAGAGGTGAACCATAAAGAACAGTCCATGCAGAGCTTTTCTAGAAAAACCAATCGTGAAAAACACGACAGTCGCATCATGCTAATTACATGGGGTGTACTGGCGGTATTGGTTGGTATTTCTTCTGTGTGGTGGTGGCAAAATCAGAGCCTAGACACACTATCAGTTTCAGAGCTGACTTCTTCATCAGATTCCCTTTCTCAAGAGTCAGAAGCTGATTTGGCGGTACTTGAAGCCCAAAGAGAGCTCAATGTCGCTTCAGCTCAACCCGTTCAACAGAATGAAGAGGTTGAGCCAACTGCCAATGCAGCTGTTTCAACAGAAGACACGACATCTGCCAACGAAGAAGTTAACAACTCTTCAAATACCGAATCTTCAGACACTGATAGCTCAGTTACTGACACAGCAACTAGTGACGTTTCGTCTTCTTTATCAAACGAGTCATCTGATGCTGAATCGCCTGAGAGTACTAACATCGCTCTTTCAGATTCTCCGGCATCTGCTAACCCAGTTTCAATGTCGTTTTCGGCTGATTGCTGGATTCAGGTAAAAGACGCAGAAGGCAAAGTGCTTGCTACGGGTGTAAAAAAAGCGGGTCACCAACTTTCTTTAAGTGGCAAGGCTCCATACAGCGTAATATTAGGTGCACCTGAAGGTGTTTCAATGACATTTGCTGGTGAAGCTGTAGACCTTTCTGGGTATACTGCAGGCAAAGTAGCAAGATTCAAATTACCCTAG
- the ispG gene encoding flavodoxin-dependent (E)-4-hydroxy-3-methylbut-2-enyl-diphosphate synthase: MQHESPIKRRASTRIYVGDVPIGDGAPIAVQSMTNTRTTDVEATVAQIKSLETVGADIVRVSVPTMEAAEAFKLIKQQVNVPLVADIHFDYRIALKVAEYGVDCLRINPGNIGNEARVKSVVDCARDKNIPIRIGVNGGSLEKDLQVKYGEPTPEALVESAMRHVDYLDRLNFDQFKVSVKASDVFLAVDSYRLLAKEIDQPLHLGITEAGGARAGSVKSAVGLGMLLNEGIGDTLRISLAADPVEEIKVGFDILKSLRIRSRGINFIACPSCSRQEFDVINTVNALEERLEDIITPMDVSIIGCVVNGPGEAEVSHLGLAGSHKKSAFYEDGKRQKERFDNEDLVSKLEAKIRAKASVLDESNRIDINLIDKQ; encoded by the coding sequence ATGCAACACGAATCCCCTATTAAACGTCGTGCATCGACCCGCATATATGTGGGTGATGTGCCGATCGGTGACGGTGCCCCTATCGCGGTGCAGTCCATGACCAACACCAGAACAACGGATGTTGAAGCAACAGTGGCTCAAATTAAGTCACTGGAAACCGTTGGCGCTGATATTGTTCGCGTTTCTGTTCCTACTATGGAAGCAGCAGAAGCCTTTAAACTGATAAAGCAGCAAGTCAATGTTCCTTTGGTTGCCGATATTCATTTCGACTATCGAATCGCTTTGAAAGTAGCGGAGTACGGTGTTGACTGTTTAAGAATAAACCCCGGGAATATTGGTAATGAAGCACGAGTGAAATCGGTAGTCGATTGTGCTCGTGATAAAAATATCCCAATTCGAATCGGTGTTAATGGCGGTTCTTTAGAAAAAGATCTGCAAGTGAAGTACGGTGAACCTACACCTGAGGCGCTGGTAGAATCAGCAATGCGCCATGTTGATTACCTCGATCGTTTGAATTTTGATCAATTTAAGGTCAGTGTAAAAGCATCTGATGTCTTTTTAGCTGTGGACTCTTATCGTCTTCTGGCGAAAGAGATTGATCAACCTCTTCACCTCGGCATCACCGAAGCAGGTGGCGCGCGTGCTGGATCGGTTAAATCCGCAGTGGGCCTTGGCATGCTGCTGAATGAAGGCATTGGAGATACACTTCGAATCTCTTTGGCAGCTGACCCTGTAGAAGAAATTAAAGTTGGTTTCGATATTCTAAAGTCCCTTCGAATTCGTTCCCGCGGTATTAATTTTATCGCTTGTCCAAGCTGCTCTCGTCAAGAATTTGATGTGATCAATACTGTTAATGCTTTGGAAGAACGTTTAGAAGACATTATTACGCCGATGGATGTCTCTATCATTGGCTGCGTGGTAAATGGCCCAGGTGAAGCAGAAGTTTCTCATTTAGGGTTAGCTGGAAGTCACAAGAAAAGCGCTTTTTATGAAGACGGTAAACGTCAAAAAGAGCGCTTTGATAATGAAGATTTGGTTAGCAAGCTCGAAGCCAAAATTCGTGCAAAAGCGTCGGTGCTTGATGAAAGCAATCGCATCGACATCAATTTAATCGATAAACAATAA